One genomic segment of Candidatus Macondimonas diazotrophica includes these proteins:
- a CDS encoding endonuclease/exonuclease/phosphatase family protein, translating into MAASVPLRVASYNIHGCVGTDGCFDPARVQRLIDRIDADILALQEVETDHHGDDVLGCYRQSPDWQVISGPTLLREQGQYGNALITRLPVLDYHLIDLSVGGFEARSAIRAVLGYPGCRLEVMATHLGLSPAERREQVRTLLGVLQTGTGEVDASILLGDFNEWFLWGRPLRWLHRHFGSRGATPATFPSRYPLFRLDRIWVSPPARLTGVRTLRTSRARRASDHLPVIGEVHI; encoded by the coding sequence ATGGCCGCATCCGTGCCACTGCGGGTGGCGAGCTACAACATCCATGGCTGCGTGGGGACCGATGGGTGCTTCGACCCGGCGCGTGTCCAGCGCCTGATCGATCGGATCGATGCCGACATTCTGGCCTTGCAGGAGGTGGAAACCGATCACCATGGGGATGACGTGCTGGGGTGCTATCGGCAAAGTCCGGACTGGCAGGTCATCTCCGGTCCGACCCTGCTGCGCGAACAGGGACAGTACGGCAATGCACTCATTACGCGGCTGCCCGTGCTCGACTATCACTTGATCGACCTGAGTGTGGGCGGGTTCGAAGCCCGCAGCGCGATTCGCGCGGTGCTGGGGTATCCAGGTTGCCGGCTGGAAGTCATGGCCACCCATCTGGGACTCAGTCCGGCCGAGCGTCGCGAGCAGGTCCGCACCCTGCTCGGCGTGCTGCAGACCGGCACCGGCGAGGTGGATGCCAGCATCCTGCTGGGGGACTTCAATGAGTGGTTCCTGTGGGGGCGGCCCTTGCGCTGGCTGCATCGTCATTTCGGCAGCCGGGGTGCAACGCCGGCCACCTTTCCGTCGCGGTATCCGTTGTTCCGGCTGGATCGGATCTGGGTTTCACCGCCGGCCCGCTTGACCGGAGTCCGAACGCTGCGCACCTCCCGCGCGCGGCGCGCGTCCGATCATCTGCCGGTGATCGGCGAGGTGCACATCTGA